The Sphingomonas naphthae nucleotide sequence GCGGTCGAGTGGGGGTCAGGACCATTACGGGGCTCCACGGCGCTCCTGGGGCGTTTACCGGCGCCCGCCGCCGCGTCGCCTTCTCCCGCCGCCGCGCTGCTTGCCGGCCGCAGCGGCTCCTCGCCCTCGCGCGGCGCGGGCAGGCCGGCTAGATCGCGCATCTGATCGGCGCCGATCTGAACGCCGAGACTGGCCAGCGTGTTCGCCGAGGCGACTAGGCGCTGGACGTCGAGGGCGTCCTGTCGGCCGATCCGAACGCGCGGATAGACCTCGCGCGGTCCCCGGTTGAAGCTGACCAGGAGCGGCACAAGCTGCATGTTGATCGTAGCGGACGTGAGCGCGGCATCGGCGTCGCGAATATCCGCGCGCACCTCGCTATGCGCGTTGGCCTGTCCCGAACCCAGCCCCCCGGCCACCGCATCGCTGCTCGCGGTCTGCCCGGTTACCGCCTTCGAGATCTGCTGCTCGAAATAGACCAGCAATGCCTGGAACAGCGCCGTGCCGTTCGTCGATCCGCCCGTCTCGAAGGTGACGTCCATCGACTTGGGGAAAGCGGCGGCGAAATCAGAGGACAGCGACGCCAGCCCGCGCAGGAGCTTGCGGATGTCTCCCTCGGCCGTCCCCGCTTCATATTTGCCGATGCGCAGCGGCAGGCCGTAGGCCTCGTTAAAGCGGTTCCAGTCCTTGATGCCGAAATTGCGAAACAGGTAGGCCCAGGCGACGCAGCGAGCGAGGCCGCCCCGGATCGGGAGCCCCGTCTTGGCCGGATGGACATGCTCCAGATATTTGCCGCCGGAGAGCGGCTGCGGCCCCGCCTCGGTCTTCAGCAGGAGCGTCCGCCCGTTGGTGCGGTCGAACTCGAACCAGCGCGGGTCGCGCGTCTCAAGGCGGATCGGCGTCCAGGCCTTGGCCGTCGTCTGCCAGATGATCTCGGTGACCGAGAAGCCCTTCCCGATCGCGTCGAGGATATCGAACAGCTCGAACTGGAGCATGTCCCGCTTCAGCCAGTCGCGGACCAGCTCGGCATCGCCTTTCGCCTGGTCATCGTCGCCGGCCGCGTCGACGACGATTGGCAGTTGCGTCACCGCCCGCTTACGGGTGGCCAGCACGCCGAGATAATGGAGATCCTTCTCCTCCATCTCCTCGGCAAGTTCGAGATAGGCGACGGCATCGCCATCCTCGGCCGAGCGCAGCAGGCCCGCCAGGCGCTCGGGGGTGAGGCCCTGCGCTGGATGCCCCGATTGAATCGACCGCACACCCATGTTGGTCGGGCCGGCGATATCGACGGTCAGTTCTTCGCGGCGGAGCGGACGGCCCTGCGGATCGACCAGCATGGGCAGGTTGCGGGACGCGCCGATCGGTACGAGGTCGTTTGTCACGGAAAGCTCCTACCAGGCCCCGGCGCCGAAACGGCCGCCGGGTGTAATGTCATCGTCGGAGGCACGATCGCGCATTCCCGCTCGATTGGCGGCCGCAGCGGCTCGGTTCACGCCATGATATTCGATCGCCTGAAACGGGATGTCGGCGGCGCGACTGGCAAGCGCGCCCGCCCAAAAGCGATCGGCGTGAACCTCTCCTTCGTTGATGATCCGAACGCCTCCACCCACCGACGATGCACGTTTGATCGCTCGCAGATCGCTGCGGATGAC carries:
- a CDS encoding DUF935 domain-containing protein; translated protein: MTNDLVPIGASRNLPMLVDPQGRPLRREELTVDIAGPTNMGVRSIQSGHPAQGLTPERLAGLLRSAEDGDAVAYLELAEEMEEKDLHYLGVLATRKRAVTQLPIVVDAAGDDDQAKGDAELVRDWLKRDMLQFELFDILDAIGKGFSVTEIIWQTTAKAWTPIRLETRDPRWFEFDRTNGRTLLLKTEAGPQPLSGGKYLEHVHPAKTGLPIRGGLARCVAWAYLFRNFGIKDWNRFNEAYGLPLRIGKYEAGTAEGDIRKLLRGLASLSSDFAAAFPKSMDVTFETGGSTNGTALFQALLVYFEQQISKAVTGQTASSDAVAGGLGSGQANAHSEVRADIRDADAALTSATINMQLVPLLVSFNRGPREVYPRVRIGRQDALDVQRLVASANTLASLGVQIGADQMRDLAGLPAPREGEEPLRPASSAAAGEGDAAAGAGKRPRSAVEPRNGPDPHSTAVPAFLSLLKSPKWANEGRTIGVMPPIEAEPDAIGLGADVALEDWEGLFAPVIAPIDQMIEDVDNLEELRDRLIEAFDGMDTAGIAEQLARAAFASRLAGDVETRMEN